In Herpetosiphonaceae bacterium, the genomic window TGGCGCAGCGGGACGGAGCGAGCAGGCATGATGGCACACGAGCAGGCAGCCGAGCAGCGTCCGTTCACGGTCGCGGTGCTGATTTCGGGAAGCGGATCGAATATGCAGGCGCTGCTGGACGATCAGACCGGCTACACGGTCGGGCTAGTGCTGGCTGATCGAGCGGACGCCTACGGGTTGCAGCGCGGCCTCGCAGCCAGGGTGCCGACTGTGTGCGTTCCGCTGCTGAAGCCCAAAGACGCGGCGGCGCGGGCGCGCTGGGAGCAGCAGATCGCGGGGCTGCTCGATGTGTTCGATCCCGATCTGATCGTCATGGCCGGCTGGATGCGGGTGATGTCGGCGGCGTTTATCGCGCGCTTCGCCGGGCGGATCATCAACCAGCATCCCGCGCTGCTGCCCGACGACGCGGTCGATACCTATCGGCTGGCGAGCGGCGCGACGATCCCGGCGATCCGTGGCGCACACGCCGTCCGCGACGCGCTGCGCCTTGGCCTGCCCACCACCGGCTGCACGATCCACTGGGTGACAGCCGAGGTCGATGTCGGCCCGGTGCTGGCGCGCAGCGAGGTGCCGGTGCTGCCCGGCGACGACGAGGCCGCGCTCCACGAGCGGATCAAGGCCCATGAGCGCCGGATGATCGTCGAGGTGGTGCGGCGGTTGGCGGGGGATGAAAGAACAAAGGGAGAAGCAAGAACCTAGAACCAAACGAAAGAACAAAAGAACAAAGGAACAAGGGAACAAGGGGAATCCGAACTTGAAACTTG contains:
- a CDS encoding phosphoribosylglycinamide formyltransferase: MMAHEQAAEQRPFTVAVLISGSGSNMQALLDDQTGYTVGLVLADRADAYGLQRGLAARVPTVCVPLLKPKDAAARARWEQQIAGLLDVFDPDLIVMAGWMRVMSAAFIARFAGRIINQHPALLPDDAVDTYRLASGATIPAIRGAHAVRDALRLGLPTTGCTIHWVTAEVDVGPVLARSEVPVLPGDDEAALHERIKAHERRMIVEVVRRLAGDERTKGEART